One Magnolia sinica isolate HGM2019 chromosome 2, MsV1, whole genome shotgun sequence genomic window, AGTCAGGCTGGCCATATATCGATTAGTATTTTCAGCTTAAATACGAAATTGATATCTCTGGGCCCCTACATATTCTTGTATAAGTTGAATGCTCAACTGTACATCTCAGAGCACGACAACTATTGTGTCTGGAAGAACAGTCTGAGAAGTCGATGCCTCAAGGGCTGTTGGAGTTGGTATGACCTTGATTTCAACAAGCGTTGGACTATTGTTTAAATTCAATGCCTCAAGGGCTGTTGGAGCTGGTATGACCTTGATTGGAGGTAGTGCGGTTGGTGTAAAGGGATTGATCTCAGTAATACGAACACTTCTTCTATTTATAATTGGTAATATTACACCAGTTAGTTAGAGACAGGGTCCCACCGggcgtgccaaaaacttgttgccATTGTTTTCATATGTAAGTGTGCGAGCATGCCATAATTAAAATTGCGGCTTCAATTCAAACCTAACAATTATGATCCTAAGCGCCAAGATAGGCACGCACGTAGTGTATGACCGAAACATGatgagatcggtcgcctattcaactACTCATTCAATGTGTAAACAAGATCAGGCGATATTAAGAGGGTGGGATTTGTCCTCTAATGATGAGTTGCACCTTAGCCTTCTGTACGAAagaacttttcaatacagataaaatgaaatgaggaagggATTCTTACCGTCGATCATGAAAAACAACTGCAGAACGCCTTTCAGAGTGAAGGATTGAATCCATTGTGCCAGTGTCAACTCAAAtcacaactaaagattataactACTTGGTTAACGCTAcggattacactacggaatgtaaataGCAAGCTAATACTATAAAATGTAATTTGCTTGATAGGGAAAGTAAAGGGTTAcattatggaatgtaaattgactagTAATTGAAAAtgataattaaaagatagatttggtttgtttggggTCGTATGAGATGACTTCTCTTGCTGAattcatttactatttataacaTTAATTTACCCATTTAGATCATTCTCACATTTTGACGATTACCATAACCATTCAGCACTACTTGACTTCCTGTATTTCTCCTTTTTCCATCCATTCTATAAATACTTTCACACGATTGCTTCTTCATCAGTTGCTCAAACAATGACACAACACCGTTTCATACGCTTCagttacttttaaaaaaaattaaattaaattaaataaatcatctCCGTATATATTTGCAGTTTTTCGAATACACCATGCAATTCCGTACATATCACACGTATCTCATCCTGATTGGTTCTCAAAGGGAATGGCGATAACATGGATGAATAGGATTACCACACAATTAATGATTAATTAaaagtaactttctatttcttAGGATCTTATATGGATGTTTGTTGGTCACTTCGACTCATGAGTGATTAATTCGAaacaaaagtgattttttttttttaatctgggGGCAGTTTAGTCATTTTCAAGATGCCCATCCAAAGGACGTCTGTAATTTTAAAAAACACGAATGGCATTTAAGTAGGCACCTCTGTATATACTCCCAACACCCTTCCCTCAACACCAACGCAACCAcaccaaaacaaaagaaaaaaagactaaCACCTTCAATTATTCACTTACACTCAATGGCAATGGCTTTCAAGATGGTGAAGCAAAAATCATCTTCTTCCCCAATCTTATTTCATTATTCCTTTATGATAGTTTGATAAATGGTTTTTGGATCTTTtctctgttgttgttgctgctgctgctgctgctggttaTCTTAGGCGACTATGGGTATGTGTGTTTCGGATGAATGCCGGAATTCATTTATGGATATGAAATGGAAGAAGGTGCACCGATACATTGTGTTCAGGATCGATGAGAGATCGAGGGCAGTGCTGGTCGACAAGGTTGGTGGCccagacactacaagaaaagggggcttttgCCTCAgttcaaaattgaggctaaaaaggttaaaaactgaggctaaagcctttagcctcagttttgcctcagctatccaaaccgaggttgaaacccccgtggctaaaggctttagcctcagttttagcaaccgaggctaaaatgacttttatagcctcggttcttcaagtgaggctaaaagaatttttagcttcagttttctcgaaatgaggctaaatcaaaattttagcctccattgtttccaactgagactaaatctaaattttaacctcagttgcctccaattgaagttaaatctatttttaacctcggttctcaacaaccgaggctaaagcctttaaccacgggagttgtagtctcagtttaggtaattgaggcaaaactgagactaaagatagatttagcctttgttggcatcaaccgaggctaaattcgaTTTTTAACCTCACTTCTCTATCAAccaaagctaacaatatcataatcaacaaatgattgaacctgtgcatatttcacccatttaacattcatcaagacaacaatcagcacaatatcaacaaaacaattaatggtctatttaaagtcttcaaaacaaaatacaaatgcacatgaactgccacatagccttccacatgaactgtttcagtaGGGTCCCCTTTTAGCTCCTCTCTCTGCAACCGTTGCCTTTCAACCTCTCCTTTGACAAGCTCCCcctaaaagaaatggaaagtaaaAGCTACTTAAGAAAACTTTTAAGTGAATTAAAGCTAATGCAGGAAACGTTTTGAATATATCCCAGTAACCATTGATGAGCTGACTTTGTTTTCCAATACATTTATAGTATATTCTAGCTCTTCCACAGACTTCTCTAACAGCTTCATCTCCTCCTCTTCAGCATAGTTCTTCCTTGCCTCAGCCATCTGAGATCGAAAGGGAAAACATTGAGAATCAAACATGACACAAGTAGgggaaaaaaatcagaaataagGTAATGATAACAAGAATTAGCAAGCACCTGTCGAGCTTTTATAGTAATTGCTTCATTTTCTTCAGCAACAACTTGTGCTATTTCTAGCTGCTCTTTCAAGACAAGTACCTCAGAATCAAGGCAATCCCTTCCCTTAGTAACTTCATTCAGATCACTCTTAAAACCTTCAAGGTTATGATTCATTTGCCCAAGTGAATCACTCATTTCAATAAGTtctcaaataggattccttccaaATGTCAAATCGATTAAGCATTTTATCAGATTCCAAAAGGAATTCTGATGTAATTGAGCTCATAGCAAGAGTCTCCTGCCAATTGCAAAGCAGAGATGATGGCAGCGATTCTCTGACCCTTTTTGCTACATAGTGTCCCCAAGGGCCATGGCCATCAAACACACCACAGAACATCATGTCTTCTTGGCATCCGAATTCCTACAACCCATATAGAACCCACATTTTAAAAACAAATACATAACACTTCTCTAGAGAAGAATGCAGAGCAACCCTTTGCTCATTTATGGCATCTCCCAATTTTGGTAATTCAATGGAGCACAGGAAGCATTTGCGCAAGTATCTCATCAGGTCATTTATTGCACCAACTATAGCTACCATATCGAAAAAGAACAAAGTCTTACACAAATCTAACTCGGGTTAAGTAGAGGAAGAATGCACAACTGAGTTTCTTTATTATAATTCCAAGCCCAAGAGATAATATTGAACCAAAAGGAACCATCTGAAAACAGGATAAATAGGCCAATGTTCAATTGGTATTTTATAAACCTTTTTAACTTACAAATCTGTTCTAATTTATTAGACAATGACAGTTGTTCCACGACCAATATTCAATAAAAAAGACAGTTGTTCCACAACCAATATTCAATAAAGAAGACAGTTGTTCCACGGCCAACGTTCAAGAAATCATGATGGAAATTACATTCAGTTGACACAAGTACCAAAACATTAGATGAGTTAAGAGCAGAATTGAGACACAAGTACCAGAACATTAGATGAGACACATTCAGTTGACAAGGTAGTTTTGGCAACAATTGACTAAATACTAGAGACCAAACCTTTTCATGAGATACAGATTGTTCAGTACTGCTGTTTTGATCAAAACAAAGTTCAGAGATAGGAGATTGCACAATCCTGCATTAAAACaaatctataaataccccacactttcagaaaaaaaaaaagagagtaaaaaataTAAGTACAGGAGTACCAAACTGATTTTAACTATGTCCAAGATGGTAGGACACGACACAACGCATACTCGACCCCATTTTGATCAGGCTTGGTCCATTGGGTACCTTTTGGACGAAATCCAAATCAAACAGGAGGTAAAGCAATCAAAAGTAGAACATCCATATTGGAGACTGCAATACCTGAAAATGAAGCATGGGCACCTAAAATTAAGCAAACATATTAAAATGTTAAAGCCAAAAACACCAAGCTCTTTGCCAAATGACCAAAAAATACTAAACTGCATGAAGATATTGCCAAATGCAAAGGCAGTCTGAATCCAAGAAAAATGAGTACAGTAGCTCAGGAAAATAGCGAATATTAACAAAAGATATATGATACTTTTGCAGTGTAAGAATATGCTTTAGGATCTAAACATTCTTTCAAAACATTTAATAATATATTTGAGACTCATGAATATGagtttctactttctaatttttgTAAAAAGCAGGAGCAGGGAATCCCCTGTTTTTGAAAAAATAAGTAGTTGAAAAGAATCAAGAACCATAAAGATTTTTCTCTGTTGGTTTTGAGCTTGAAATACATTTTTGAAACCATAAATGTTTGTTTGAGCTTACTTAAGAAATCAAAACAGTCAGCTGCTCTAGGACTTCCCATCTCAGGAATTTCATTGCCAACTTCATTGCAAAAATTCTAGCCTTCAAATGCCACTCTCAATCCATCTCTTCTCATGCCTGGACCACCCACTGCTGAAATATACCTTTGTTCTGTAAAACAAAAGAAACTGAAAGAAAGCATTTTCATCATAATaaacaatacaaaaaaaaaatggttttccCTGGATCTTTTCATGCAAGTCTGCTGAGAAAGAGGGTCTGAATACTTCAGAAAAGGGATGCAGCTTGCAGGTGTTCGcctctttttgatttttttagtcCTTTTCATCATATGTAGATCTTTGTTGTGTTCTTTCTTCTTGCATTGGTTTCTTTCCTAACACTCTTATTAGTATCTACAAGCAAACAATTGAGAAAATTCATGAAAGATAGCTCCTGATTTTTATTCAAATAAATAAGATGTCAAGTAAAGGCAAGAACTCATCTGTTTTCATCAGACTAATGCAAAACCAGCAGATTCAACACCCTCACACTCATAAGCATCCTAAGCTAGTAATATGAGGCCCAACCCTATAAAACCCTAACAAATAGCACcaaatataaaattttcaaaaagatgTAAGTGCACTACCTGTAATCTGAAGTAATATCAACactgatttcaaatccttatgatCTAAAACTCTGCAAACTCTCAATACTAATTAAATGGAAGACCTAAAAATGGCACTTCCCTATTCTCACTAGTTGTGCATTTAATTGCacctaatcatgaaatttcatgatatttgatgcaaccaaatgcactctAAACCATAAACCGATAAAAAAGAAATTTcagatgaaagaaaatgaaatttgtgGCCCTCCCCTATAGTAGCCCCTTTAAAATAAGAATTCAGAATTACAGACAAAATCACATATAAAAACAGGAAATTCAAAACATAGAACCCATACCATGAAGGACCTGAGCTCATTCTTCATGTCAGCAATGCCATTCAGAATCTCAATCTTTTAGACATGACTAAGTTTGCTGAGAAAATTTAACTCCACTCCTTCCTGTTGCTCcaatttctccttcctcttttcctttgCCACCTTTTCATATTCCTCAATTGAGTCCTCATCAATTAGATAGCCAATGCCCTTTTGGACATAGAATTCTGTGCAAGCATTACACCTGCAAAGAAGATTTCTCCATTTCTTAGAAAGAAACATGGGTTTTTTTCTTCTCTAAAACAAATGAGGCTTGACATGGATCCACTCCAAATATACAGTTGGGATTTGAAATGCTACCATGGGCTGCATCCTGCTTTAAAGCCACATTTTTCTCCAAATTCACTCCAAGCAGAGGATCTCTAAGGAAACAGTTATTAAAAAAACCTAACTATCCGATTTGGACTGAACAGAGCTCACTCTATATTGgcctatttattttataataagaaATAGGCCTTGGACCGTTCTAGAGGCCGGTCGATTTTGCCCTCCATGTTTTCAGTGAGAACAGCGTATCCCAAATCGGTGCTATCAAATTGACGTGAACAAACTAACAATATTAACAATCTAGATTTAAAACGAATTCCTATTTCTGTAATCCGCACTCAACTTCGAATTCAACAGCATGTATGAAGCCCCATAAACAATCACAAACCTTCAGAAACACTAAATCTACAATCATCTCAAAGCAAAAACCCTATCACCGACGAAAGAAATGAAAATTCATACCGATCATTCGAGCTTTCAAGTTCGTCTCCCTTGGATAGTTTCTGCATTATGCTCGAGAGGGTCCAAGCTCCAGCATCGCCATCTGCTGAACATCTGGATGGGAGAACCCGACCCCGGGGCTTTTCCGGCGGAGTCTCCGTCCCAAAGACCTTCGGCGGGAGGTCTCTTGCAGTCGGAGCAACGGATTCCGCTGCCATGGAAGGGTTCTGCTTTAGCTGCTTCGGTGGAAACTGCGCCAGGCGGCGGCGTTGGAGAATCTCAGTATAGGAAGAGGAGCCGGAGCTAGGGTTTTCTATGAAAAGAAAGGATGGACGATCGAGGTGTGAAAATCCCAAGGGAAAACCTAGAAAGAGAACGAAGATCTCTCTCACTTGAGTCGGGGAAAAAGCAGCGCGCCTGCGAATTTATATTTCGAAATTAGACTTTTGACCTCGGTTCCTATACTGCCGAGGCTGAAAAGCAGAtgtttggcctcggttcctatgcaatcgtGGCTAAGAAGTCCGGTTTCATTttaacttttttaattttttttcaaaattttcaattatttgaaatttctcaatttttaaaaatttttcaatttttttcaagattctcaaattcaaaattctttcaaaaattttcaaaattcttaatttttttaaaattctcaatttttaaaaaaattcatactttttcataattatcatttttttattcttaatttttcaaaaaaaattcttaattttttaaaagttctcaaaaattttaaaaattcttagttctttaaaaaattcaaaattcaaatctttttcaaaactctcaattttttcacaattgtcaaaaattttaaaaattattaattctttcaatattctcaaattttttcttttaaatattcttAAATGCacacttttggcctcggttcttatgcaacagaggctaaaaagtagacttttggccttggctactatgcaactgaggttaaaatgtaAACTTTTCGTCTCGGTTCTTatacaattgaggctaaaaggtagacttttaacATCGGTTCCTGTGTAATCGAGGCTAAAAAAATAGACTTTtcaccttggttcctatgcaactgaggttaaaaagtagacctttcgcctcggttcttatgcaactgaggctaaaaagtagacctttcgccttggttcctatacaactgaggctaaaaattaaacctttcgcctcggttcctatggaactaaggttaaaaagtagacctttcaccttggttcctatgcaactgaggttaaaaagtagacctttggcctcggttcctatgcaactgaggctaaaaagtagacctttcgcctctgttcctatgcaactgaggctaaaaagtagacttttcacctcagtttctatacaactgaggctaaagagTAGATTTTttacctcagttcctatgcaactgaggctacaaattagacctttcgcctcggttcctatacaactgaggcaaaaaagtagattttttacctcggttcctatgcaactgaggctacaaattaaacctttcgcctcagttcctatgcaactgaggctaaaaagtagatttttcacctcggttcctatgcaaatgaggctaaaaattagacctttcgcctcggttcctatgcaaatgaggctacaaattagacctttcgcctcggttcctatgcaaatgaggctacaaattagaccttttgcctcggttcttatgcaactgaggctacaaattagacctttcgccttggttcctatgcaactgaggctaaaaagtaaacttttcgcctcggttcctatgcaactgaggctaacaattagacctttcacctcggttcctatgtaattgaggctaaaatgtaaacctttcgcctcggttcctatgcaaccaaggctaaaaagtaaacctttcgcctcggttcctatgcaattgaggctaaaaagtagacttttcacctcggttactatgcaactgaggctaaaaagtagactttaaGCCTCGGTTCCGTAGCAACTGaagcgaaaaatgaacttttagcctcaattccataacaactaaggctaaaaaacacatttagcctccattttttcaactgaggctaaaaaattgaggctaaaggcctactttcttgtagtgagacGAGGTATACGATGACCTTGCTGCATCCCTTCCGGACGATGATTGCCGATATGCCATGTTCGACTTTGATTTCGTCACCGTCGATAATTGCCAGAAGAGCAAGATATTCTTCATCGCATggttagctctctctctctctctctctctctctctctctctctctctctctctaacgccCACTAAACCGTAGCCCATACGAGTCATGGGACGTATCCCCACAATCTCCTGCCATCAGGTAATTCAAACCATCGAATGGGTCTTCATCAAAAGTGATCCATGTTATCAGATGGCTAGAATCATTTGATAGTGGAGATTATCAGGAGATCGAACCGCTATGTTGGGGTCAAACATATGAACAGATTAGGTCACTGAGAAATGGGTCACACctgtaaatttctcttttttttctttttgcttttttgttttcttttttctttcctggaaaagaaaagaaaatcgacTTCCTTGAACCGAGTATCATATATTAGCTTCAAATTAGGAGGTAATAGATGAGATAGCAGCTAGACATCCGTCCTAATTTTAGTAATGGAGAAGAGCCTCAAAACTAAAAACAGGGAAATATAGATGGATCTCAAATGTGCACAGTTTTGggtcgcaaaaaataaaaaaattaaaaaaaaatcatgggcCCATTTTCAATCGGTAAGCCCGCTCACACCACCCTTTCAACATTATCATCATCGTCTACGCGTTATACTAACTAATTCGGGTGCGATACACAAATCCTCTTCTACCATTCCACCAAATAAGGAAATTGTTGACTTTTGATGGAGTCGGTGTGTTAATGATACTATAATCTCACCGTATGTAACCCGTGAACGCATCGTGGGACTTTCATAGGTAATTTTCCGGGGCGCGAATTAGCTGACCTAACTAGAGCGGGACGTTCCTGTCGgggcattgtggggtccaccgtgatttatttatttaatccacaccgtttatctattttgaaaaatcgttttaggtgacgagcctaaaattgaaggaaATCAAGTACTTTAGtaggccacatcacaggaaacagtggtgattgaatgcctactgctGAAACCCTCTTGTAGGAAatagaatttttggatcaggc contains:
- the LOC131237233 gene encoding actin-depolymerizing factor 5-like; the protein is MAMAFKMATMGMCVSDECRNSFMDMKWKKVHRYIVFRIDERSRAVLVDKVGGPDTTRKGGFCLNEVYDDLAASLPDDDCRYAMFDFDFVTVDNCQKSKIFFIAWAPTASRIRAKMLYATSKDGLRRVLEGVHYEVQATNPTEMGIEVIRDMVK